GCGGCAAGACCTACGCCACCTCCTCCAACCTCAGCCGGCACAAGCAGACGCACCGCAGCCTGGACAGCAAGATGGCCAGGAAGTGCCCCACGTGCGGCAAAGCCTACGTCTCCATGCCCGCCCTGGCCATGCACGTGCTCACCCACAACCTCAAGCACAAGTGCGACGTGTGCGGCAAGGCCTTCAGCCggccctggctgctgcagggccacATGCGCTCGCACACGGGCGAGAAGCCCTTCGGCTGCGCCCACTGCGGCAAGGCCTTCGCCGACCGCTCCAACCTGCGCGCCCACATGCAGACCCACTCCGCCTTCAAGCACTACAAGTGCAAGCAGTGCGAGAAGACCTTCGCCCTCAAGTCGTACCTCAACAAGCACTGCGAGGCCGCCTGCTTCCGCGGCCCCGAGCACAGCTGCGCCGCGGGCAACtagccccgcggcccccgcgctcgGGGCCTCCGCAGCCGGGCACCCTCCTCCACCCCGGGACCCCCTTCCGGACCCGGCAGGGACCCCCCTCCCCTCGACTCCTGACGTTCCGCGcgtatttatttaatttattactactatttatttagagctgctgcttctcctcccggGAACTGCCGGGGGCAAAAGACACCCGCCTGCTCCCTCCGGGGCAAAGCCTCCATCAAAGCCCCGACGGGACCATAGGGCTGGGGGGGCGACAAGGCAACGGGGGTCGGGGACGTGAGCCCGGCGCTGACCCCCCAGCCCGTCCTGCCCTGCGGGGCGGAGAGCAAAGCTCCCcggccatggggggggggggctcgcaccccccacccccggggtCCTGCCgagcccccccagctccccctgcccGGCACGGCGCCGCGTCCCCCAACGTGCCAGCGGCCGGAGCCGGGGGGAGCAGGAGTGGcagggcccctccagcccccgcGGGACATGGGCCCCCCTGGGACGCGGCCAGGGCCAGGCCACGGGCAGGACCCTCGCCCAAGCTGGCCGGGGGCCATTGCTCAGCCCCCCCCGGCCGGAGATGCCGCCAGCAGCGAGGCGACGGCCGCGCAGGAGCAGGGGTCGGCGTCGCTGCAACGTCCGGGTGAGTCTAtttatttgttcttatttatattatttat
The sequence above is a segment of the Dromaius novaehollandiae isolate bDroNov1 chromosome 16, bDroNov1.hap1, whole genome shotgun sequence genome. Coding sequences within it:
- the SCRT2 gene encoding transcriptional repressor scratch 2, translated to MPRSFLVKKIKADACPAAGGPAPSYAPLEPPYALPGPAAGDGYIPHCLAPAGYAADKKQGLALPPAEPAYAPAHEEYGDPESPRSSFSARYFRGEAAVTDSYSMDAFFITDGRSRRRSESQRRGSHRHSCPECGKTYATSSNLSRHKQTHRSLDSKMARKCPTCGKAYVSMPALAMHVLTHNLKHKCDVCGKAFSRPWLLQGHMRSHTGEKPFGCAHCGKAFADRSNLRAHMQTHSAFKHYKCKQCEKTFALKSYLNKHCEAACFRGPEHSCAAGN